A region from the Pseudomonas sp. P8_229 genome encodes:
- a CDS encoding heavy metal translocating P-type ATPase: protein MTTPLPCYHCALPVPSGSRFTAVVLGQSREFCCPGCQAVAEAIVAGGLESYYQHRSEASANPEALPVQLTDELALYDRADVQKPFVRHEGELAETTLLMEGISCAACGWLIEKHLRTLPAVAEARLNLSNHRLHVRWADAQLPLSQILAELRHIGYAAHPYQADRASEQLASENRLALRQLGVAGLLWFQAMMATMATWPEFNIDLSPELHTILRWVALFLTTPIVFYSCAPFFKGAMRDLRTRHLTMDVSVSLAIGSAYIAGIWTSITGVGELYFDAVGMFALFLLAGRYLERRARERTAAATAQLVNLLPASCLRLDADGQSERILLSELRLGDRVLVQPGAILPADGKILDGQSSIDESLLTGEYLPQPRITGDAVTAGTLNVEGALTVEVQALGQDTRLSAIVRLLDRAQAEKPRLAEIADRAAQWFLLLSLIVAAAIGLLWWELDSSRAFWIVLAMLVATCPCALSLATPTALTAATGTLHKLGLLLTRGHVLEGLNQIDTVIFDKTGTLTEGRLVLRSIRPLGTLNSDQCLSLAAALENRSEHPIARAFGRAPLAAEEVHSTPGLGLEGLVGVQRLRIGQAEFVCDLSGSPVPAMPNEPGQWLLLGNDHGPLAWFILDDRLRDDAPALLAACKARGWRTLLLSGDSSPMVASVAAELGIDEARGGLRPDDKLHVLQQLHAQGRKVLMLGDGVNDVPVLAAADISVAMGSATDLAKTSADAVLLSNRLDALVQAFTLARRTRRVIIENLLWAGLYNGLMLPFAALGWITPVWAAVGMSISSLTVVLNALRLTRLPSAPVVGIRSETRPLPA, encoded by the coding sequence ATGACCACCCCACTCCCCTGCTACCACTGCGCCCTGCCCGTCCCGTCCGGCAGCCGCTTCACCGCTGTCGTACTCGGGCAATCCCGCGAGTTCTGCTGCCCGGGCTGCCAGGCCGTGGCCGAAGCCATTGTCGCCGGTGGCCTGGAAAGCTATTACCAACACCGCAGCGAAGCCTCGGCCAACCCCGAAGCACTGCCGGTGCAACTGACCGATGAACTGGCGCTGTACGATCGCGCCGACGTGCAAAAGCCGTTCGTGCGTCACGAAGGTGAGCTGGCCGAAACCACTCTGCTGATGGAAGGCATCAGTTGCGCCGCCTGCGGCTGGCTGATCGAGAAACACCTTCGCACCCTGCCGGCGGTGGCCGAGGCGCGCTTGAACCTGTCCAACCATCGCCTGCACGTGCGTTGGGCCGACGCGCAATTGCCGCTGAGCCAGATCCTCGCCGAGCTACGCCACATCGGTTACGCCGCCCACCCGTATCAGGCCGACCGCGCCAGCGAACAACTGGCCAGCGAAAACCGTCTGGCCCTGCGTCAGCTCGGCGTCGCCGGATTGCTGTGGTTCCAGGCGATGATGGCGACCATGGCCACCTGGCCGGAATTCAACATCGACCTCAGCCCCGAGCTGCACACGATCCTGCGCTGGGTCGCGCTATTCCTCACCACGCCGATCGTGTTCTACAGCTGCGCACCGTTTTTCAAAGGCGCGATGCGCGACCTGCGCACCCGTCACCTGACCATGGACGTTTCGGTGTCGCTGGCGATCGGCAGCGCCTACATCGCCGGGATCTGGACCTCGATTACCGGCGTCGGCGAGCTGTATTTCGATGCGGTCGGCATGTTTGCGCTGTTCCTGCTCGCCGGGCGTTATCTGGAGCGCCGCGCTCGCGAGCGTACCGCCGCCGCGACAGCACAACTGGTCAATCTGCTGCCGGCCTCATGCCTGCGACTGGATGCCGACGGCCAGAGCGAACGCATTCTGCTCAGCGAATTGCGCCTCGGCGACCGGGTGCTGGTGCAGCCCGGTGCGATTCTGCCAGCGGATGGCAAGATCCTCGACGGCCAGTCAAGCATCGACGAATCGCTGCTCACCGGCGAATACCTGCCACAGCCACGTATCACTGGTGACGCGGTGACCGCCGGCACATTGAATGTCGAAGGCGCGCTGACCGTCGAAGTCCAGGCACTGGGTCAGGACACACGCCTGTCGGCCATCGTCCGCCTGCTCGATCGCGCCCAGGCCGAAAAACCCCGGCTGGCGGAAATTGCCGACCGTGCCGCGCAATGGTTCCTGCTGTTGTCGCTGATTGTGGCGGCAGCCATTGGCCTGCTGTGGTGGGAACTGGATTCGTCACGCGCCTTCTGGATCGTGCTGGCGATGCTGGTGGCGACCTGCCCCTGTGCACTGTCACTCGCCACGCCGACCGCCCTCACCGCCGCCACCGGCACCTTGCACAAACTCGGCCTGCTGTTGACACGCGGCCATGTGCTGGAAGGCCTGAACCAGATCGACACGGTGATTTTCGACAAGACCGGCACCCTCACCGAGGGACGCCTGGTGCTGCGTTCGATTCGCCCGCTGGGCACGTTGAACAGTGATCAATGCCTGAGCCTCGCCGCCGCGCTGGAAAACCGTTCCGAACACCCGATTGCCCGCGCCTTCGGCCGCGCACCGCTGGCCGCCGAAGAGGTGCACAGCACGCCGGGGCTTGGCCTCGAAGGACTGGTCGGCGTGCAGCGCTTGCGCATCGGTCAGGCAGAATTCGTCTGCGACCTCAGCGGTTCACCTGTGCCGGCGATGCCGAATGAGCCGGGCCAATGGCTGCTGCTCGGAAACGATCACGGGCCATTGGCGTGGTTCATCCTCGACGACCGCCTGCGCGACGATGCCCCTGCCCTGCTCGCCGCGTGCAAGGCCCGTGGCTGGCGCACATTACTGTTGTCCGGCGACAGCTCGCCGATGGTTGCCAGTGTTGCCGCCGAACTGGGCATTGATGAGGCCCGTGGCGGTCTGCGTCCGGATGACAAACTGCACGTGCTGCAACAACTGCACGCCCAAGGGCGCAAAGTGCTGATGCTCGGCGACGGCGTGAACGACGTGCCGGTGCTGGCCGCTGCCGACATCAGCGTAGCCATGGGTTCGGCCACCGACCTGGCGAAAACCAGTGCCGATGCGGTGCTGCTGTCCAATCGCCTCGACGCACTGGTGCAGGCCTTCACACTGGCACGGCGCACCCGCCGGGTAATCATCGAGAACCTGCTGTGGGCGGGGCTGTACAATGGCCTCATGTTGCCGTTCGCCGCCCTCGGCTGGATCACCCCGGTATGGGCCGCAGTCGGCATGTCGATCAGTTCGTTGACCGTGGTGCTCAACGCCCTGCGCCTGACTCGTCTGCCGAGTGCGCCGGTCGTAGGCATCCGTTCAGAAACCCGCCCGTTGCCGGCTTGA
- a CDS encoding FixH family protein has translation MPAANAASPWYKHLWPWIIIGILACSVTLTLSMVTIAVNNPDNLVNDNYYEAGKGINRSLDRELLAQNLKMRANVHLDDVTGEVDLRLSGDSQPKTLELNLISPTQPEKDRKIVLTRSETETGRYIGQLGDKVEGRRFVELLGTQDDHVWRMFEEEQVSHDKDLLLGDEPLQGAEDLDK, from the coding sequence ATGCCCGCAGCAAACGCCGCAAGCCCTTGGTACAAGCACCTTTGGCCATGGATCATCATCGGCATTCTGGCCTGTTCGGTGACCCTGACCCTGTCGATGGTGACCATTGCGGTGAACAACCCGGACAATCTGGTCAACGACAACTACTACGAAGCCGGCAAGGGCATCAACCGCTCACTGGATCGCGAGCTGCTGGCGCAGAACCTGAAGATGCGCGCCAACGTGCACCTGGATGACGTCACTGGCGAAGTCGACCTGCGCCTGAGCGGCGACAGTCAGCCGAAGACTCTGGAGCTGAACCTGATCTCGCCGACCCAGCCGGAGAAGGATCGCAAGATCGTCCTGACCCGCAGCGAAACCGAAACCGGCCGCTACATCGGCCAGTTGGGCGACAAGGTTGAAGGCCGCCGCTTTGTCGAGCTGCTGGGCACTCAGGATGACCACGTATGGCGCATGTTCGAAGAAGAACAGGTCAGCCATGACAAGGATCTGCTGCTGGGTGATGAACCGCTGCAGGGCGCGGAAGACCTGGATAAATAA
- the ccoG gene encoding cytochrome c oxidase accessory protein CcoG, translating into MSNQIPVHDVTPPSKNANNSVDLYASREKIYTRAFTGLFRNLRMMGGAALFLLYFGTVWLNWGGHQAVWWNLPERKFFIFGATFWPQDFILLSGLLIIAAFGLFFITVYAGRVWCGYTCPQSVWTWIFMWCEKVTEGDRNQRIKLDKAPMSANKFLRKAAKHSLWLLIGLVTGMTFVGYFSPIRELVFEFFTGQADGWSYFWVGFFTLATYGNAGWLREQVCIYMCPYARFQSVMFDKDTLIVSYDPRRGESRGPRKKGVDYKAQGLGDCIDCTMCVQVCPTGIDIRDGLQIECIGCAACIDACDAIMDKMDYPRGLISYTTEHNLSGQKTHKLRPRLIGYAVVLLAMISLLVTAFFMRSLVGFDVSKDRVLYRENAEGRIENVYSLKIMNKDQRDHTYVLEASGLPDLRLQGKREIKVPAGEIFSMPVELSSAPEQLPSSTNEVKFLLKDADDDSVHVEAKSRFIGPQTR; encoded by the coding sequence ATGAGCAACCAGATTCCGGTACACGACGTCACTCCACCCAGCAAAAACGCGAACAACAGCGTCGACCTTTACGCCTCTCGAGAAAAAATCTACACCCGCGCTTTCACCGGTCTGTTCCGCAATCTGCGGATGATGGGCGGCGCCGCGCTGTTCCTGTTGTATTTCGGTACGGTCTGGCTCAACTGGGGTGGCCATCAAGCGGTGTGGTGGAACCTGCCGGAACGCAAGTTCTTCATCTTCGGCGCGACTTTCTGGCCGCAGGACTTCATCCTGCTCTCGGGCCTGCTGATCATTGCTGCGTTCGGCCTGTTCTTCATCACCGTGTATGCCGGGCGGGTCTGGTGCGGCTACACCTGTCCGCAAAGCGTGTGGACGTGGATTTTCATGTGGTGCGAAAAAGTCACCGAAGGCGACCGCAACCAGCGCATCAAGCTCGACAAGGCGCCAATGAGCGCCAACAAATTCCTGCGCAAAGCCGCCAAGCATTCGTTGTGGCTGCTGATCGGCTTGGTCACCGGCATGACCTTCGTCGGTTACTTCTCGCCAATCCGCGAACTGGTGTTCGAGTTCTTCACCGGCCAGGCCGATGGCTGGTCGTACTTCTGGGTCGGTTTCTTCACGCTCGCCACCTACGGCAATGCCGGCTGGCTGCGCGAACAGGTGTGCATCTACATGTGCCCGTACGCACGCTTCCAGAGCGTGATGTTCGACAAGGACACCCTGATCGTTTCCTACGATCCGCGTCGCGGCGAAAGCCGTGGCCCGCGCAAGAAAGGCGTCGATTACAAAGCTCAGGGCCTGGGCGACTGCATCGACTGCACCATGTGCGTCCAGGTGTGCCCGACCGGCATCGACATTCGTGACGGCCTGCAGATCGAGTGCATCGGCTGCGCCGCCTGCATCGATGCCTGCGACGCGATCATGGACAAGATGGATTACCCGCGCGGGCTGATCAGCTACACCACCGAACACAACCTCTCGGGCCAGAAAACCCATAAACTTCGGCCACGTCTGATCGGCTATGCAGTGGTGCTGCTGGCGATGATCAGCCTGTTGGTAACCGCGTTCTTCATGCGCTCGCTGGTCGGTTTCGACGTCAGCAAGGACCGCGTACTGTACCGCGAGAACGCCGAGGGCCGGATCGAAAACGTCTACAGCCTGAAGATCATGAACAAGGATCAGCGCGACCACACCTACGTGCTGGAAGCCTCCGGCCTGCCGGACCTGCGCCTGCAGGGCAAGCGCGAGATCAAGGTCCCGGCCGGTGAGATCTTCAGCATGCCAGTGGAGTTGTCGAGCGCGCCGGAACAATTGCCGTCGAGCACCAACGAGGTGAAATTCCTCCTCAAGGATGCCGACGATGACAGCGTCCACGTTGAAGCCAAGAGCCGATTCATCGGCCCACAAACCCGTTGA
- a CDS encoding type II toxin-antitoxin system VapC family toxin, whose protein sequence is MYLLDTNVISELRKPQADANVVSWAKSVIAPRLYISAITLKELETGVLRMERRDPAQGKLLRSWLTRHVMPAFEARILPVDAAVALRCASLHVPDQANQSDALIAATALVHGLTVVTRNVGDFQSSGVALINPWEQ, encoded by the coding sequence ATGTATTTACTCGACACCAATGTGATATCCGAACTTCGCAAGCCGCAAGCAGATGCCAATGTCGTCAGTTGGGCCAAAAGCGTCATCGCACCACGCCTGTACATTTCCGCCATTACCTTGAAAGAACTGGAAACCGGAGTGCTGCGAATGGAGCGGCGTGATCCCGCTCAGGGAAAACTGCTACGCAGCTGGCTGACGCGCCACGTCATGCCGGCATTCGAAGCACGAATCCTGCCGGTTGATGCCGCAGTGGCACTGCGTTGTGCCAGCCTGCATGTGCCCGACCAGGCCAATCAAAGCGATGCGTTGATCGCCGCCACAGCCCTGGTGCACGGGCTCACGGTCGTCACTCGCAATGTCGGTGACTTCCAGTCGAGCGGCGTCGCCCTGATCAACCCGTGGGAACAATGA
- a CDS encoding type II toxin-antitoxin system Phd/YefM family antitoxin, which produces MAITTISSREFNQDTSSAKKAARLGPVIITDRGKASHVLLSIEEYQKLSGANTSIVDLLVMPEAADIDFETERAVIIHRPVDLS; this is translated from the coding sequence ATGGCAATCACCACCATCTCCAGCCGTGAATTCAATCAGGACACCAGCAGCGCCAAAAAGGCTGCGCGTCTGGGTCCAGTGATCATCACCGACCGTGGCAAGGCCTCTCATGTCCTGTTGAGCATCGAGGAATATCAGAAACTGAGCGGCGCAAACACGAGCATCGTCGATTTGCTGGTCATGCCGGAGGCTGCCGACATCGATTTCGAAACCGAGCGCGCAGTCATCATTCATCGTCCCGTGGATCTGTCCTGA
- a CDS encoding metallophosphoesterase family protein: MKNKEVKKLFACLCLLSLSSFAAANEGVPQHMVFASDPQYPWTEKSDSGEDESSASFEKRSKWLVESQFESIAQFRSEMGGQAAVPLMINGDMTAFGHGWQRSYIRSMLNKYFGDNVLYGLGNHDYQNNVNDCFSESCAAGSIVDYRDHHVDKVDEFDLEVTGSLFNKHYLGSLAYSKNIGEVHLVQLNNEPTYQVKISHALNPTTFDIRQSLDWLENDLRAARIQGYAIIINMHKPYHWAGSWDQEKRFREMIEKYQVTAMFAGHFHTDGGSKTYIGSVPMFLSGAASQETYLTASFSKDRKQLEVSLVEGNQWRKRTPVATVPVKSSFASRP, encoded by the coding sequence ATGAAGAACAAGGAAGTTAAAAAGCTTTTCGCTTGTCTGTGCCTGTTATCGTTGAGCTCATTTGCCGCTGCCAATGAAGGTGTTCCGCAGCACATGGTATTTGCCTCGGACCCGCAATACCCGTGGACGGAAAAATCGGACAGTGGTGAAGATGAATCGAGCGCGAGCTTCGAAAAACGCTCGAAATGGCTGGTGGAAAGCCAGTTCGAGAGTATTGCGCAGTTTCGCAGCGAGATGGGCGGGCAGGCTGCCGTGCCATTAATGATCAATGGCGACATGACCGCGTTCGGGCATGGCTGGCAGCGCTCATATATCAGGTCGATGTTGAACAAGTATTTTGGTGACAACGTTCTCTATGGACTGGGTAATCATGATTATCAGAATAATGTGAACGACTGTTTTAGTGAAAGTTGCGCGGCAGGCAGTATTGTCGATTATCGTGATCATCACGTTGATAAAGTCGATGAGTTCGATCTTGAAGTGACCGGCAGTCTTTTTAATAAGCACTACTTGGGCAGCCTGGCTTATTCAAAAAACATTGGCGAGGTACATCTGGTACAGCTGAACAATGAGCCGACTTACCAGGTGAAGATTTCCCACGCCTTGAATCCGACCACGTTCGATATCAGGCAGTCGCTGGATTGGCTGGAGAATGATTTGCGAGCGGCACGGATTCAGGGCTACGCGATCATTATCAACATGCACAAACCTTATCACTGGGCGGGCAGTTGGGATCAGGAAAAGCGCTTTCGCGAAATGATCGAAAAGTATCAGGTGACGGCGATGTTCGCCGGCCATTTCCATACCGACGGCGGCAGCAAGACTTACATCGGCAGCGTGCCGATGTTCCTCAGCGGTGCGGCTTCACAGGAGACGTACCTGACCGCCAGTTTTTCCAAGGATCGCAAGCAACTGGAGGTGAGTCTGGTCGAGGGCAACCAGTGGCGCAAACGCACGCCGGTCGCCACGGTGCCGGTGAAGTCGAGCTTTGCCAGTCGACCATGA